A region of the Clavelina lepadiformis chromosome 9, kaClaLepa1.1, whole genome shotgun sequence genome:
TGACAGCAAGGCTTATAAACCTCTTTGCATGACTTGTTGAATAATTTGACAATGTTTTAGACGATGAACTTTGACGGAACCGAATGCAAAAGGTTTTACAAGAAGAAGTAATTTCTGTCCAAACACTTCTCCTAACGTCACTTTTGTTTCACGTTTGGCTGCGTAttaaatttatacaatttGTTTGGGTAATCGGATACACTGTTTGAATTCGTTTCTTTAAACCTTTCGATTTTAAAGTTCCAAATCTTATTTCGCTTTACATGCTGGCTGTAATATAATTGTTTCGAAATAGTCGATGGTTTGCGTAATACAATTTATTTGAGAGCTATCGTTTAGCATAAGGTTTACGCatataaataaattgaaaaacctGTACAATTTCATGTCTTTTTAATTCGTTCCTTTTACATACCGCCACACTATGATACCGATTTCTGTTGAACAGTTATGAATATGTAGATCCCATGTTTGTAATAATGGTGGACAGTTTTGAAGCTAAACTGGAACTCTCCTGTATAGTGTCTGTGTGTAGCTCTGTTCTTGAACAAAAAGTTAACAGCAAATAAGGGAAAAGGGTGAAGGTATGATGGCTAGGTTGTTCGAAACCCTTAAATGGAGTAAGTAAATTCTTAACTGTGAAAATAACTCACATTTCATAACATGCAATTCGACTTAGCCTactgttaaacaaaaaaaacatccaCTACATTACACGCCTATCTGTTATATTTCGGTTTAAGAGTAGGATTTATAGCCATGCGTTGTGTTACGCTGGAATACGACGAGTTTACAGCAGATTATAAATACAATagaacagtggttctcaaTCTGGGAGGCCTACCTCCCTAGGGGAGGTGAAATCGGATTTTAGGGAAAACGAGCAAAATGGTGTAGAATGTAGATAAGTATGAACTTCTGAAGAACATGTCAAAACGCCATGACCGTTGCtgtgttgcaatttttttgtgaaCGAAGAGGTACTAGTGAAGAACGACTTCAGATAGGACAGACGGCGAAGGAATGTTCACAAGATTGGGAATCACTACTGAGAACTCAACAGACAACACTTTACCATTTTCCTTAAACTTTGCTTGTAAAAACATTTGCTAATAATTACACTTTTTCAGAGTTCTCTTCAGGTGTCGCAATAGGCAATATCTACTCTattgctttttcaaaaatttgacaGTTTATTCCCTGTCCTTTTATTAATGTTTCTATATGCATATGCTTAGacaatgaatttgttttgctGTACAATATTGAAGCAGGATGGCTACTAATAAATTAATCGGTTCGATACGCATCACTGGTCACACTACAAGCAGTGGTGGGCGACCTTTGAATGGCTTGATAGTTGAGGCATGTCTTTTAATAATCAGAAATAATGCATGCAATTGATTAGGTTTTTGCTTTGGAGTGGGTGGTTTGCTTTGAAGTACAGTATTTAGAAAATATGTGAGGAGATATGAGCCTGATCTTCACGAAAAATGCAGCATAAACCTACATTGAGGCAGCTGTGTACAGGCGCCACAATTTTGCCAATCTATACCTCACTAACTTACTTAAAACGCGCATAAATTAATCACCAGCAAGGGAAGAGATGGCAATACAGACTTATTTACGGtcataaaaacaattattgcGCGGTGCTTTCTGTTGTGgtaatgaaaaaataatgcaaattttggtaCAACATAACCTGGTAATTTTAGACGGTAGAATATTTTGCTGCGGGCAAACTATAAGCTTCGATACTTCTGATCTGGCATGAATATAGCCTATGCAACTCAAGTGCTTAAGGGAGTAAAGAGTGAGGAAGGTTTACGATTTCATACACAACCGTTAATGTTTTATTCTGGTGCATGCAGGACTACTTAGATctgaaatcttttaaaaaacagGTGACCATAAAAATAACGATGGGTATTGATAAACTGAAAGGAGAATGGGTACTGGACCATAGCGAAAACTTCGACAATTTTCTCAAAGCGACTGGTAAGTTTGCTGGTAGTGTAGTCTTAATCTGTTAAGTTGTTTGTTCGCAACTGGTTAGTGTTAATTACCGGTCGTTTGCACGAAACTCTTGTTTTAACAGTATTCGGGGAAAGGCGATGCGCAAAACATCCTAATGATATCTTTTTCAGACTTTTCTTTCCTGCTATCTTGTTACAATGAAAACGGCTTTTATGTTATAGGAATGGGCTTTGCAAAGCGCATCTTGGCCAAAAGGTTAGGTGGCAGTCTTACAATCATTCCAATCGAAAACGGCAACGTAAGAGTCATAGCAGTGAACGGACCTGTTACACGTGACAACGAGATTGTGCTCGGAAAGGAATTTGAAGGAGAAGGTGCGGATGGAACGAAGGCAAAGGTTTTAACTGTTTATAAAGGCTTACAGTTACACCATGCTTTTTGTGCTATGCTATCTTATGCAAGATTTTGTAACTTCGTTGGAATTGTATTAGCTTTTCTGcaagataaaataatttttttttagctGTATTGAATCGCATAGCCATAGGCAATTTTTAGGCTAAGGTTGCTGAGACAACCGACTTAGATGGTGTTCTTGCAAACTCCAGTCCAGTCATTGtgacaatttttattaaaatgctGCGCAATTTGGAATCATGTAAAATTCTGCTGTTTTTGCATAACAAAGTAGGCTATAAGTTACCGAACTGCTAAATTGTGTAATTTAAATATGAGACCCTTTCTCGTTAATAAAGGTGGAAAACGTCTCCATTATGTTGCAACTAACACCGTCTGTTCTGAAGAATGAAGTgaatattgtttgtttttacaaaagctTAACCATGGTTATAAACTAAACTGTATACATCACAGGGAAAGATTACAGAAGAAGGCGATAAAATG
Encoded here:
- the LOC143470832 gene encoding fatty acid-binding protein-like isoform X1, whose product is MGIDKLKGEWVLDHSENFDNFLKATGMGFAKRILAKRLGGSLTIIPIENGNVRVIAVNGPVTRDNEIVLGKEFEGEGADGTKAKGKITEEGDKMIGRFRTEAGKDYEIVREIEDKFLVQKDIISMESLLFTGDVPNLFPTM
- the LOC143470832 gene encoding fatty acid-binding protein, intestinal-like isoform X3, whose translation is MGIDKLKGEWVLDHSENFDNFLKATGMGFAKRILAKRLGGSLTIIPIENGNVRVIAVNGPVTRDNEIVLGKEFEGEGADGTKAKGKITEEGDKMIGRFRTEAGKDYEIVREIEDKFLVQ
- the LOC143470832 gene encoding fatty acid-binding protein, intestinal-like isoform X2, translating into MGIDKLKGEWVLDHSENFDNFLKATGMGFAKRILAKRLGGSLTIIPIENGNVRVIAVNGPVTRDNEIVLGKEFEGEGADGTKAKGKITEEGDKMIGRFRTEAGKDYEIVREIEDKFLVQKMTFDGTECKRFYKIRLK